ATACGAGGAATCAAGAGACTGATAAAAGCGGGAAGCTCCTTCATGAGTTATTGAAGGAAGATCATCACGACATCCTTGCGTATGACATTGTCCCTGATGAAAAAGGGCTCATTCAGGACGCGGTGAAGCGTCTGGTGGAGAATGAGAAGATTGAAGCGATCATCATCAATGGGGGAACGGGAATTGCCAAGAGGGATGTCACGATAGAAGCGGTGCAGCCTTTACTTGAGAAGGAAATCCCCGGCTTTGGAGAGTTATTCCGCTATTTGAGTTACGAGCTTGATATCGGTTCTGCAAGCATGCTTTCCCGTGCGATTGCAGGAGTCGCAAATCATACAGCCATCTTTTCCACTCCCGGTTCAAGCGGTGCGGTCAAGCTTGCGATGAATAAGCTGATCCTGCCTGAGCTTGGCCATATGGTCATGGAGCTCAACAAAGACTTGTAGAATAAAGGATGAACACATTGAAACGGATCAGTATTTCTCTCATACTATTTTCAATATTATTCATATTCGGGTGCAGTCCTTTTACAAAAGATACAGACGCACCTGTCAATATTACGGTCTCTGCTGCCTCGAGTATGACCGAAAGCTTAAATGAATTGAAAGACAGGTTTGAAAAAGAGCACCCTGACATTTCCGTCACGTATAATTTTGGCGGCACCGGCACCCTTCGGAAACAGGTGGAGCAGGGAGCACCGGTGGATCTGTTCTTCCTGGCCTCACAAAAAGATTATGTACTTCTTGAGGAAAAGGGCTTCATACAGAAGGGATTCCCGATCTTTGAAAATCGCCTTGTGTTGATAAAGCACAAGGAGGTGGCAATCGACAGTTTCGATTCTTTCCTGTCATCGGATGAAAAAGTTGCCATCGGTACGCCGGATGCCGTTCCAGCCGGAACCTATTCAAAGCAGATGCTCCAGGCTGTCGGTGCGTGGGATATGTTGTCAGGGGATAACCGCCTCGTATTCGCAAAAGATGTTCACCACGTGCTGAATTTGGTGGAAACAGGCGCAGTTGATATCGGCTTTGTATACGCCAGTGACACACTCCATGCCGACAATATCGACATCGTGGAAGAAATCGATCCAGAATTACATGAACCGATTACATACTATATGGCTGAGATTGACGGCCGCGGGTCCTCGAATGAAGATGAGATTGAAACCTTCTATGAATATGCACTGTCTGCCAAAGGGTTGAAGCTGTTCAAATCATATGGTTTTGCAGCCGAGAAAAAGTCGGGTGGCTCTTGATGGAATGGTCCTGGTTTCCTGTTCAATTATCCATTACCGTCGCGTTAACGGCGACCGTGATCACATTCATACTGGGGCTTACCGCCGCATACGGGGTGGCGACCAGGAGGATAAAAGGAAAAGCGGTCATCGAAACGATTTTCTTCATGCCATTGGTGCTGCCGCCTACGGTCATCGGCTTTATTCTCATTGTTGTATTCGGAATGAACAGCCCCGTCGGACAATGGGTGGAGTGGATGACCGGCAGAAGCCTGTTATTTACGGCGACTGCCGCCACCATCGCTGCCACAGTCGTGGCTTTTCCGTTGATGTATCAGTCGATCAAGACCGGATTTCTGTCAGTGGATCAACAAGTTGTCGATGCCGCCATGGTCGACGGGGCATCTGAAGGGAAGCTGTTGACCCATATCATCCTGCCGTTATCCCACCGATCGATTATCACAGGCGTGATCCTCAGCTTCACGCGGGCATTTGGGGAATTTGGGGCGACCCTCATGTTTGCAGGAAACATACCGGGCGTCACGCAAACGATCCCAACGTCCATTTACCTTGCCCTCGAAACAGGTGAAACCCGGATTGCCTGGTATTATGCGCTGATCAGCATCGGGATTTCATTTCTACTCCTGCTATCCATCAACCGGACGAAGGGCTCTTCATAAAGTCGTTTCCTTCGGCTGCAAAAAAAAGGACGCCGGAAATCATTCCGGGTCCTTCTCCATACGTTTGAAATCACCATTTTTGCCGCCGCTCTTTTCAAGTAGATAGGTGGGACCGATGATCATTCCTTTGTCTACTGCTTTACACATATCATAGACAGTCAGCGCTGCTACGGAAGCGGCCGTCAATGCCTCCATTTCAACACCCGTACTGCCGACCGTTTTCACCTCGGCTTCGATCACCAACTCATAGCGTTCTTCTGAAAGAGACTCCCAGTTGAAAGTAAGATCAACCCCGCTGATTGGAATCGGGTGGCACATCGGAATGACAGAGGATGTCTGCTTGGCTCCCATGATGCCGGCAATTTGGGAAACGCCCAAAACGTCCCCTTTTTTATTATTCTGGTGAATGATGTTCTCATATACTTCTTTCGTCATTTGCACACTTGAACGGGCCAGCGCCTTTCTGGCACTTTCTTTCTTATCGCTGATATCAACTATCTTGGCTCTGCCGTGATCATTGAAATGAGTGAATTCGCTCATGCTGTATCATCCTTTAATATAGAAATAGTCTAGTTTCATCCTATCACAAGTAGAACAATTAGGAGAGATTAATATGTTCATTTTTCAGATTGCCGGATATAAGCGGAGCGGGAAGACAACATTGGTCAGTGGGCTCATCCAATTCTTCTCGGAAAAAGGGTTCAAGGTTGCGAGCTTGAAGCATCATGGTCATGGAGGAACCCCTGCCGCTGTTGAAAACACCGATACGAGAAAGCATGAAGAAGCAGGTGCCGTCATGACGGGTGTCGAAGGGGAAGGGGTCTTACAACTGACCATGAGCAAACCCTCATGGAAACTGGATCAAATCCTCTCATTCTATCAGCTGATGGAGGTTGATGTACTTCTGATTGAAGGCTATAAGGAGCATGATTTTGATAAAGTGGTGCTGATACGGGATGATCACGACCTGCCGCTGCTGGACCACTTATCAGGAATCAAAGCAATCATGACACCATTGCCATTGAAACATGAAGACTATGACATACCGATCTTCAGGTCGGATGAGACAGAAGCGTTTTGTGAATGGCTGGGAGAGAGGGTTGAAGATTTATAATATAAAAGAAGGAAGTGGTGTTTATGACAATAGAATGGACAGGCATCCTGCTGGCAGGAGGCGAATCAAGGAGATACGGTTCTCCGAAAGCTTTTGCCAAACGGGACGGAAAAGCCTTTTATCAATATTCCCTCGATGCGTTAAAGCCCCTTTGTTCGTCGATCATCGTCGTGACCCGGCCTGAACTTCTCCATTTGTTCGATGAGGCGCAAGGAATCGGCATCATGACTGATAAGGAAACGTACAAAGGTCAAGGCCCACTCGCAGGTATATTCACCGCCATGGATGAAGGGGATGCTGAATGGTATATCGTGCTGCCGACGGATGTGCCTTTTATCGGGGAGAAGATTTGCCGGTACTTGATGGAACAAATAGAACCGGGTGTGGAGGCAGTGGTCCCGGTCGCAGCAGGCAGGGAACAGCCGCTTATCGCTGTGTATCATCACACCGTGAAAGATGTAATAGAAGGTCAGCTGTCCTCAGGGAAAAGATCTTTAAGAAGCCTCTTTACACACATCAACGTGAAATATGTTCAAATGAAAGAGGAAGAGTACTTCCGCAATATCAATCGACCGGAAGATTTATAGCCCATGAAAAAATCCGAACGGACTCGAAGCCTGCCAGGCATGTCGAGAAACCGTTCGGATTTTCTTCTGTTCAATCATCTTGTTTCAGTGCTGGATGGATTCTACAATCCGTCAATCGTCAGTTCTTTCACAGGCAGGAATGCTTCTCCCGTATCCAAGTAAGTGACGTTCACTTTGTCATTTTCCTTCAGATAGATGGCAAGCAAGTTGTTTTCAGAAGAAACGATATAGTTCTTCCCATTATCGAGCAGGAAGGATACGACGGTGTAATCACCTGACTTTTCCTTGTAAACCCGGACGACCGTGCCGTTGGCCTGCTTTTCCTCTGCCTTCGAGCTGCCGTCTACGCTGCCGCCGCCACGTTGAAGTGCTGTTTTATAAGCTTTAAGCGCCTGGTTCGGCGTACCTGCATACGCAGAAATTTCCGGATTGGCAGCCGATACGATGAAATAGTTCTGTAAGAAGCCATTGGCATCAAGGACAGGTGTCAGCCAGCTTGCTTCTCCGTAGAAGTTATACAGAACCGGCATTTCCCCGTCCCATTTCTTCTCGATGAATTTCTTCTGGATGATCTGCAGGGCACCTTGGGAATCCATATAAGATTCTTCAAGATTACCTGTGTAGAATGTCGATTCACCGGTTCTTGAGTTTGTCAGGGAATAACCCAACATGGAATCGACGCCTTCTTTCGGCGATGTGAAATCCGTGAAGTAGTACATGTCGCCATTTTCGTCAAAAATAGGGCTCACGTTCGCTTCCGTTCCTTCATCTGAAGGAAGCTTTACATCAGACTTACCGAAGCGGCTGTTCCAGAAGCCTTTCACATAATTACCGAAATAACTGTTCTGAAGGCTGACCGTTTCAGGTGAGACGGCTCCGTCGATGAATGCCGGAACCTCGTCAATCTTATATGAGTCGGTTTTACCGGTTTTCGGATCCACCATGACGATCCCGTCAACTTCAAATCCATTCCGTGCAGAAATGAAATCCCCGTACGTCTGGATGTAGAACGGCTTCCCATCATCATCAATCTCAAGCTGGACATCTCCATTGAAGATTTGCTTCGGATAGTTCAAACGGATATGCCTTTCGATCTTTTTATTAAAGAAAGCGGAAGGTGTGTAAACCATTTCTTCCTTGATGAATTTAGGATTCGCATTGGAATCGGTGGCACTCAGCTTGAAGTACCCAGGGGTAACGTCCCCTTTGAACCATTTGAAAAATCCTGAGAACTCGACAGGTGCAATATACACATATTCACCGTCAATCTTCTGGATCTGCAGATTCCCAAGCTCGTAATAACTGGTGTTCGGAACCTGACCGAATGCTTTCTTCATTTTATTCCGTGCAAACTGTGGAGGGACGCTTGCAGGCGTCTCTTTCTCATCAAACGCCTGGATTTCCGTTTTGACCTCCATCTTGGCTGATTCAAACTTCTCATCGGCATTAAAGATGAACGCAGTCATGAAGTAAGCCCCGACACATAAACTTGCCAGGAACAATACCCCTTTCGCCATTCGCTCCTTGCCGGTCGCAAGTGTTGCCCCGAATCCAGAAGCGACAATCAGGAAGATCCACACACTCGTGAAATTCTGATCCAGATTCGTCAGGTAATAGCTGACAAATACCACCACGGTGGCAATCAGGAATGTTCCCCCAAATAAAGCAGTGAAGGAAGGATATCCCTCTTTTTTATTTTGCTTTTTCATGATAGTGACCGGTACAAGCAAGAGCGCCATCACCAATCCGACAATCACTGAAAATAGTAATATGTTTCCCATAATGTTCCCCTTTCAAGGTTGTGATTCTGTTTATAGTGTATATACGGATGAGGGGGCGGGAAGGTTTCAAAGGATTTATTGGGTGGGGGAGATTATTACCGGAGATCGGCCGGTGGTTGTGAACGGACAACACTTGGAAAGTGGTATTTACAAATAAACCGGACGATGATTCGACCCCGAAAATGGGTTTCGAATCATCGTCCGGTTTTTACCCACGCCTGTTAAAACAGACGTTTCAATGCCTTCCGCAATGGCGGCATGTCAACTTCATGATCTTTGAAAAACTTTTTCATGACGTGCTTGGAGTATCCTTTCGCTTGTTCAAAATTGATTTTCCCCGGAAGCGGTGGCTGATCTTCAATGACGCAGTCGATGATGACCGGTTTGTTTGATCTGAGAGCCATGTCAAAAGCCGGCTGCAGGTCTTCATGCTTGATGACCCGGTATCCTTCCCCGCCACATGCTTTGGCAAATTGAGCGAAATCGATGTCTTCTAGATCGGTTTCATATTCCAGATGTCCGCTTGCTTCCTGTTCGTATTTGATCATACCGATTTTACGGTTATTTAAAATCACGACGATAATCGGAAGCTTGTACTTAACCGCTGTAACGAAATCCTGCATCACCATGGTAAAGCCACCGTCTCCGCACACAGCGATCGCCTGGCGTTGAGGCTCCGCAAGGGCACTGGCGATTGCTCCGGGAAGGCCGCAGCCCATCGTCGCCATCCAGCTTGAGAAAATCATCCGTTGATTGGTGACTTTGAAATGCCTGGCTGTCCACACCGTCACATTTCCCACATCGACGGATAATGTGGCATCATCAGCAGCGATCTTCCTAAGGGCTGCTATGACCTGGGGAGGCTTGATAGGTGGGGTATCCCCCGATTCATCTTTTTCAACATGCTTCCACCAATTCTTCATATTAGATTGACACTCTTCCAAAAAGGATCTGTCTTCTTTACGTGTCAACTGCTCATTCCACTGTTTCAACACAAGCTTTGAATCCCCGACGATGCCGACGGAAACCGGATAACGCTTTCCGATTTGAGCAGGGTCAGCGTCAATCTGCACTGCCGGCGTATCATCAGGAAGGAAATCACGATACGGGAATGAAGTCCCGATCATGATGAGCAGATCGGCTTCTTCCATGGCTTCATAAGCAGGCTTTGTCCCGATCTGTCCCAGCTGCCCGAGGTTGTGGGGATGTTCATCCGGGAGGGTTCCTTTGGCTGGAAGTGCAAAGATGACCGGAGCTGCGATCTTCTCAGCAAAGCTCTCAAGCTCCCGGGCGGCATGCCTGGATCCGGTTCCTGCCAGGATGACGGGACGTGTCGCTTTATGTACCAACTCCATCCCTTTCTTGACATCCTGTTCAAGGGGTGCGGCGATGGTGGCAGCAGGGATGCTGGATGTATCCTTCACGCCAACGTCGATCTTTTGTGCCGGGAGATCATCCGGGATGATTAACACAGATACCCCTTTCTTTGCATAGGCGGTACGAATCGCCTGATTCATCAGATCGGGGAATGCTTCAGGTGATGAGACACGTTCACAGTAGACTGAAACATCTGCAAACAATCGGTCCAGATGAACCTCTTGAAACGAATCCATCCCGAGCTCATCCGTCGCCACCTGACCGGCAAGAACCAACACAGGAGCACTGTCAGCTTTTGCGTCATACAACCCGTTTAATAGATGGATGGCTCCGGGTCCGCCGATGGACAAACAAACCCCGATGTTTCCAGTGAGCTTTGCATAAGAAGAGGCAGCCAGTGCCGCGACTTCCTCATGCCTGACCTGAATGAAGTCAATCTCCTCTTTCTCACTCCGCAATACGTCGACAAAGTGATTGATTGAATCACCGGGAAGACCAAATACATGCTTAATATTCCACGTTTCCATGATATTCGCTGCAACCTGCCCTGCGCGTTTTTGAGCCATGGTAGAACCTCCTTTGATTGATATAGTGATTTGTACCACTGATGGGGATTTGCTAAACGTTGGGGGGAGTGGGGGCTTTGGCGAAACCGGGAGAGCTGGGTGAAAAGGGGTTTCGATGTTAAAGCTGGGATAACAGCGTGAAAAGGGGTTTCGGCGTTAAAGCTGGAATATCAGTGCAAAAAGAGGTTTCGCCGTTATATCCAGGATATCGCCGATAAAAATGATATTTCGCCGTTAAATCAGAGATATCGCCGTTAAAATGAAATTTTCGCCGTTATATCCAAAATATCGCCGATAACCATCCCCCACACCCCTCTCATCAGCAGCTAATCCCCATAAAAAAGCAGCCGATCAAAGATCAGCTGCTTTTTCATTACCCAAGAACCACTTCCACGCCGAAATGATCTGAAATAACGGGTTTATTATCCGAATTAAAGATGACTTTTGAGGATGTCACCGCCGTTTTTTCGCTGGCAAGGATGAGGTCGATGCGTAAATTGTGTTTATTGTCGTCCCAGCCGGCGATTTTACCTTCGACGGTGATGCCCTGGTCATGATCGGTTGCTTCAACGAATGTATCGACAAGCCCTTTTGACATGAGGTAATCGTAGCCTTCATGTCTGACATGTGCGTTGTTGTTGAAGTCCCCCATAAGGAAGAAAGGTGTTTCTCCGGTCACTTGTTCCAAGAGGGAATCGACCTGGTATTTAAATGGTTCTTCTTCATCCGACCACCAGCCGAGGTGGCAGGAGTAGAAGGTGAGGGGGGTTCCTTCATATAATATGGTGGCCCCTACGATTTTACGGGTCTTCCAGTATGATTGATCCTCACTCTTTGATATGAAAAAGGAGTGTTCTTTCACTACCGGGTGCTTCGTCAAGAGGGCGACGCCTTCCTCATAAACGTCGTAGCCGATATGGGCGAAGTCCCAGGTGAGTGAGTAATCGGTGACGCCGCGTTTTTTCAGTTCGTCGAGAAGGACGACGGCGTAATTGTCCCGTTTCACGAGCCCGTGGAGGATGTCACTGTCGATGAGCTGACTGACTTCCTGAAGGGCGATGACATCGTAGGATTTTTCCGCGATGTCATCTGCTAAAATAGCGATTTTTTCGAGCTGGTTGTTTTCTTGCCATGAGTGGCAGTTCAACGTGAGTAATTTCATAGATCAGGCTCCAAGGAGGTCTTGGATATCAGACTTGATGACATCTGCTTTTGGACCATAGATGGCCTGTACGCCTTTGTCTTTCATGATGAGGCCGAGTGCCCCGTTTTTCTTCCATTCCTGTTCGCTTCCGACAAGGCTTGTATCTTTTACCGTGACACGGAGGCGGGTCATACACGCATCCACGTCGACGATGTTTTTCTTTTCCTCCAAGCATGGCCACCACTTGTGGTGCGATGGAGTCGGCACTGACGGTTGCTCCGCCTGATGAAGCTTCATCTTCGATATAGTTACCGTTTCGGCCAGGTGTCGGGAAGTTGAACTTCTTGATCAGGAAGTTCGCAACCGTGAAGTTCAAGCCAAAGAATACGAGACAGGCAATGACGAAGTTTACCAGGTCGAGCCACAGTCCTGCTTTAATGATCATCGGCACACGGGTCAACAGCTCAATTGATCCAAATGAATGGAGGCGGATGTGAATGAGATCCACAATCGCGAATGCAAGACCGGTCATGACTGCATACACAACATATAGAAGCGGTGCAGCGAACATGAACATGAATTCGATCGGCTCTGTGACACCGGTCAGGAATACTGCCAGGCCGGCAGAGAAGAACATGGATTTGTATTTCTTTCTTTTATCTTTATCCACATTGCGGTACATGGCATAAGCGATCCCGATCAATGCAGCGGAAGAAAGGATCATTTGACCGACTTTGAAGCGGGCAGGTGTGACGTCTTGCAGAAGCTGGTTGTAGCTTGCTGTGTCACCTGCAGCCAGGAAGTTGTTCAGGTCGGCGATCCACGCAAGCCATAATGGGTCTTGTCCTGCTACTGTCGATCCAGCGCTAGAACCTGTCAGGATCGTATAAGTCCCGCCAAGTTCCGTGTAGTTGATTGGAACCGTTAACATGTGATGCAATCCGAATGGCAACAGCAGGCGTTCTAAAGCACCGAATACAAATGGTGCAATGATCGGTGCCGAGTTGCGGGAAGTTGCGATCCATTGACCGAAATCATTCAATGCTCCCTGGATGAACGGCCATACGAGCGCCATCACGATTGCGATCACAACGGAACCAAGGATGACCACAAATGGTACGAAGCGCTTTCCGTTGAAGAAGGAAAGGGCATCCGGCAATTTACTGTAGTTATAATATTTGTTGAATAGGTTGGCACCAAGGAAACCTGAAATGATGCCGACGAATACGCCCATATTTAATGCGGGTGCCCCAAGCACCGATGTGAAATAATCTGAAACGATCAGCGTCTGGCCGAATAGGGAGGAGACGGTTGCTTCCGGATCTCCGAGCATATCTCCGCTTACGCCGAAGATCGCCCCTGTTATGCGGTTGATCAGGATGAAGGCGATCAGTGCGGCAAATGCCCCGCCGGCACGCTCCTTCGCCCAAGATCCACCGATGGCTACTGCGAACAGGATGTGAAGGTTCGTGATGACACCCCAACCAATGTCCTCCATTACTCTTGCAATCGTTTGCATTAATGTGATGTCTCCACCCATCATCGCAATCAATTTACCGAGGGAAATCATGATTCCTGCAGCGGGCATGACGGCTACGACCACAAGCAGTGCTTTACCGAATTTTTGCCAAAAATCAAAAGACAGTACATTCTTCATAAACTCATTTCCTCCTTTAATACCAATCTATTGGACTATTTTTTCTATGACTTCTTATATGTGTGCGTTTACATTTCAGGGTAAATTGAAATGAGAGAATACACCTTCTGTGGAACAATCTATTATGTAAATATTTTACGAACAAAAGGATGCAACCGTTTGCACTAACTAACTACACACATTTTATGATATCCCTTTCAAGAAAGCAACAACAAAATATTATTTTAGTAAAATATTGTAGGGGGGGTGCCAAAAAAAGCACCCAATCCTGAAGATTGGGTGCGAAGCTGATTATTTTAACAGGCGAAGCCCGTTTAGGATGACGAGGATCGTACTTCCTTCGTGGCCGATGACCCCGTATGGGAGGTCAAGGATTTGCAGGAAATTTGATGCAATGAGCAGCATGATGACGGCGATGGAGAAGACGACGTTCTGCTGTACGATCCGTTTCATTTTTTTTGAAAGTTTGATTGCTTCTGCAATTCGGGTAAGATCGTTTTTCATCAGTACGACATCTGCCGTTTCCAATGCGACATCGGTACCTTCACCCATGGCGATCCCTACGTTGGCAGTTGCCAGTGCCGGGGCATCATTGATCCCGTCTCCAACCATCCCGACCGTACCGAATTGATGTTTCAGCTTTTTCAATTCGTCTACTTTCGTTTCCGGCAGGCACTCGGCGATAAAAGAGGAGACACGTGCTTCTTCTGCAATGGCACGGGCTGTTTTTTCGTTATCTCCTGTAAGCATGATTGTCTGGACGCCTTCAGCTTTGAGAAGATTCAGGGCTTCGATCGTTTCTTTCCGGACCACGTCTTTCAGGGCGATCATGGCGACGATATCCTGTTCTATTGCAACAAATACCGTAGTTTTTCCTTCAGAGGCGATTTTTTCATAGGCACCGTTCATAAATTGACCTGCCTGTTTTTGGCCCACAAAATCTGGTTTACCGATCTTCCACGTGGCACCATCCACAACAGCTTTCACGCCCCAACCGGATACATCTTCAAGGGAGTCGGGCTGGAACATGGTGATATCTGCGCTGCGTCGTACATGTCCGACGATTGCTTGTGCGAGAGGATGATTGGATTGGCTCTCAATGGAAGCGACGGTGCGCAGCACGTCATGTTCATTCATTCCTTCTGCAATCAGGACATCGGTCACTGCCGGCTTTCCTTTTGTCAGCGTACCGGTTTTATCAAAGGCAATCGCCTTGATATTGCTCAAGTTCTCAAGATGGGCACCGCCCTTGAACAGGATACCGTGACGGGCACCGTTTGAAATGGCCGATAAGCTTGCCGGCATGATCGCCGCGACGAGTGCGCATGGTGATGCAACCACAAGGAGAACCATCGCACGGTAGAAGGTTTCCGTCCAGCTCCATCCAAGGATGAAGTGAGGGAGGAACATCATCAGGAATACAACGGCGAGTACGACTTTGACATACGTTCCTTCAAAACGTTCGATGAACTGCTGGGAAGGGGACTTTTCGCTTTGTGCCGATTGGACAAGGTCGATGATTTTTTGGAACAGGGTTTCGCTGCTCGGTTTCGTCATTTCAATCGTGATGGCACCGTTGATATTGACCGTCCCGGCGAAAACTTCATCTCCGTCTGCCTTTGTGACCGGAACGGCTTCACCGGAGATGGCCGCCTCATCAATGGACGATCTCCCTTTTACCACGACACCGTCCGTCGGTACCCGCTCACCGGGCTTAATCAGGATGTGGTCACCGATTTTAAGTGTCGACACGCTTACTTTCTTTTCTCCCGATCCGGTAACCAGCCATGCTTCTTCAGGCTGAAGCTCCATGAGGGCTGAGATTTCCTTTTGACTTTTATTCATCGTATACGTTTCAAGTGCGCCACTCACGGCGAAGATGAAGATGAGGATTGCTCCTTCTGTCCAGTAGCCGATGATAGCTGATCCTACAGCGGCAAAGATCATGAGCATTTCTACATTCAATTCTTTATTTTCGATGGTTTCTTCGATTCCTTCTTTCGCTTTGGCAAAACCGCCGATCGCAAAAGCCAGGATATAGAAGAGGACGCTCAAGCCCGAATCTTGCTTGGCCGTCAGCCATCCAAGCAGGATGAATACACCGCTGATAACGGCGGCGATCAATTCGGCATGGGGTTTTATTTTTTCAAGTAAGTTCATTTTTTCATCTGGTGAATGCATTGACAGGGCTTTGGATTGTGAACTCATTACTATTTCCTCCTTAAGGTAAATGAAAATATGGGTTTCTCATTGAGAATAATAATCAACGTCAATACCCCTATAAAACGACGAAAGCTGCCACCAGTAAAAGGTGACAGCAAAACTGCACGTGCTCTTAGTTGAAGCTATATGAAGTTATTAATTTATAATCATTATAATCTAATCCTATCACATGTATATGAGGAAGGAAAGCTTTTTGTGCTAGTTGTTCTGGGTTATTTCTCCACGTCGGTGTTGGAATGTGAAGACGAGCAGGCTGATAAAGATCAGGAACATCATAAAGGCGATGAGGTAAAAGAAGCTCGAGCCTTTTAACCAGTCGATCGTAAGCCCTCCAACAAATGGTCCGATCATGCTTCCGAAGCTGAAGAAGATCCCGCACATGATATTACCGGCAGGAAGCAGCTCTTTCGGCAGCAGGTCAGTCATATAGCTGATGCCGAGTGAAAAAGTAGAACCGACGGCCATGCCGGCCAGCGTGAAGCAGATGAATAAGCCGGTGGTGGAGCCAGATACAATGCCTGCCGCGGAAAAGCACAGGAAGCCGATCATCATCACCGTCAGAAGGACAGGCTGCCTTCCATGTCTGTCACTGAGCATGCCGAGTGGGACCTGGGAGATGATGCTTCCGATCGCAAATGCCGGCAAGAGGATTGCGACAGCGTCAATTGATAAGCCGTTCCGGAGGGCGAAAACGGGAAAGTTCCCATTTAAGGACGCTTCCAGAAATCCATATCCAAGCGGGGGAAGCAGCGCTGCCCATGCATAAGTAAGTACTTTTCCAAACCGGTGGAAGGAACCGAGGAATGATGCGCTGCCGATTCCTTGGTCTTCCGGAAACTCGTTTTTCAATTTAAAGACGAAAGCCCACACCGTTACACTTAATAAGGAAGAAATGACGAACGGAAGGGCTTGGTGGATGGAGATGAGCTGAGTCATCATCGGCCCGGCGGCAAATCCAATCCCGAATGACACACCGTATATGGAAATGTTACGTCCGCGGCGCTCCGGCGGTGAAAACGATGTGATCCATGTCTGGGTGGAAAAGTGAAGCATCTGATCGCCTATCCCGATGAACATGCGGAGGATGAACCAGAACCAAAAGGACTGCCAAAGCGGGAATAATAAGAGCGAAAGGGCGACGATGATGCCTCCGATGATGATCATCGGCTTGTAGCCAATTCTCTGCAGTGGCCTTTCCATTAAAGGCGAGGCCAGAAGTATGCCTATATAAAGGGCGGTTGCATTTAACCCGTTCAGGGAGGAGGAAAGTCCGTCCTGCTCTAATATGATGGCGATGAGCGGCAGGAGCATAC
The nucleotide sequence above comes from Bacillus sp. KH172YL63. Encoded proteins:
- a CDS encoding endonuclease/exonuclease/phosphatase family protein, whose product is MKLLTLNCHSWQENNQLEKIAILADDIAEKSYDVIALQEVSQLIDSDILHGLVKRDNYAVVLLDELKKRGVTDYSLTWDFAHIGYDVYEEGVALLTKHPVVKEHSFFISKSEDQSYWKTRKIVGATILYEGTPLTFYSCHLGWWSDEEEPFKYQVDSLLEQVTGETPFFLMGDFNNNAHVRHEGYDYLMSKGLVDTFVEATDHDQGITVEGKIAGWDDNKHNLRIDLILASEKTAVTSSKVIFNSDNKPVISDHFGVEVVLG
- a CDS encoding heavy metal translocating P-type ATPase; protein product: MSSQSKALSMHSPDEKMNLLEKIKPHAELIAAVISGVFILLGWLTAKQDSGLSVLFYILAFAIGGFAKAKEGIEETIENKELNVEMLMIFAAVGSAIIGYWTEGAILIFIFAVSGALETYTMNKSQKEISALMELQPEEAWLVTGSGEKKVSVSTLKIGDHILIKPGERVPTDGVVVKGRSSIDEAAISGEAVPVTKADGDEVFAGTVNINGAITIEMTKPSSETLFQKIIDLVQSAQSEKSPSQQFIERFEGTYVKVVLAVVFLMMFLPHFILGWSWTETFYRAMVLLVVASPCALVAAIMPASLSAISNGARHGILFKGGAHLENLSNIKAIAFDKTGTLTKGKPAVTDVLIAEGMNEHDVLRTVASIESQSNHPLAQAIVGHVRRSADITMFQPDSLEDVSGWGVKAVVDGATWKIGKPDFVGQKQAGQFMNGAYEKIASEGKTTVFVAIEQDIVAMIALKDVVRKETIEALNLLKAEGVQTIMLTGDNEKTARAIAEEARVSSFIAECLPETKVDELKKLKHQFGTVGMVGDGINDAPALATANVGIAMGEGTDVALETADVVLMKNDLTRIAEAIKLSKKMKRIVQQNVVFSIAVIMLLIASNFLQILDLPYGVIGHEGSTILVILNGLRLLK
- a CDS encoding MFS transporter, which gives rise to MNESLSFRFRVLVAIVAISGFSQGMLLPLIAIILEQDGLSSSLNGLNATALYIGILLASPLMERPLQRIGYKPMIIIGGIIVALSLLLFPLWQSFWFWFILRMFIGIGDQMLHFSTQTWITSFSPPERRGRNISIYGVSFGIGFAAGPMMTQLISIHQALPFVISSLLSVTVWAFVFKLKNEFPEDQGIGSASFLGSFHRFGKVLTYAWAALLPPLGYGFLEASLNGNFPVFALRNGLSIDAVAILLPAFAIGSIISQVPLGMLSDRHGRQPVLLTVMMIGFLCFSAAGIVSGSTTGLFICFTLAGMAVGSTFSLGISYMTDLLPKELLPAGNIMCGIFFSFGSMIGPFVGGLTIDWLKGSSFFYLIAFMMFLIFISLLVFTFQHRRGEITQNN